In Nematostella vectensis chromosome 12, jaNemVect1.1, whole genome shotgun sequence, the genomic window CCAGTGCCTGCCTGTCAGAAAGAGGTGATTCACCTCCCTCGCCATTTGATAACAGTGCACAAATGGAGCCGCGAAAAGGCATTAGAGGCACTGTCTGTGTTCGACCTTAGGGCAAAAAGAACGAAGTCAGAGGCTGTCCCAGAGCAAAGAGCCAAGCGGACCTACAAACGTCGGGTTTGTTCGTTCCCAGGGTGCAACCTGATCGTGCGAAGGTTGCACAACCACCTGAATGCAAAACATAAGTTAAGTCGACACGACGAGATATACAAACAGCTATTGAAAGAATCGCGATGGGAAGAGATAGGCGAAGATTTCCAGGAAGAGTGTGTAGTAGAGATCTCCTCTGACACCGAGTCCGAGCAAGAGCCCGATCCCCAAAGCCAGAGCCAAAGCAAGGGCAAGGGCAAGGGCAAGGGCAAGGGCAAGGGCAAGGGCAAGGGCAAGGTCCAAGGCCAGGgccagagccagagccagagccagagccaAAGCCAGAGCAAGAGCAGTCAATCCAGTACAATGTCATCTAATGAAGAAGAAATGTGCCTCCAGGAAATCCATAGAAAATCCGAAAAAGCCAAAGCTATAATGAGAGGAGGTCAAGTAGATCAACACAAATACAGCTCAAGTGATGACGATAGTGATGAAGTTATCCCTTCATCGCCGATAGGAAAGAAGAGAAGCATCTTTCCTAAGCGCGCGCTAGCCGATATTCACAGCGACACTCAAAAGGTTATCAAGAAGAGAACAACTGGGGGATTGGGAGGAGAACAATCTTCACCGACACTATGGAAAGCAACTG contains:
- the LOC5498035 gene encoding protein starmaker-like translates to MITMLCFYHKMASCDPVKMKKSYKRQKHRCPVPACQKEVIHLPRHLITVHKWSREKALEALSVFDLRAKRTKSEAVPEQRAKRTYKRRVCSFPGCNLIVRRLHNHLNAKHKLSRHDEIYKQLLKESRWEEIGEDFQEECVVEISSDTESEQEPDPQSQSQSKGKGKGKGKGKGKGKGKVQGQGQSQSQSQSQSQSKSSQSSTMSSNEEEMCLQEIHRKSEKAKAIMRGGQVDQHKYSSSDDDSDEVIPSSPIGKKRSIFPKRALADIHSDTQKVIKKRTTGGLGGEQSSPTLWKATAAGNSKEKDDLSTSSPAEEIEEKDYEPDGEDEDEDEDNEGCGNDDEDNDIDVTDEENELTMKAETLMKDDEGRNDDTDKILDAFLQWLQGIDGGRELRTAKQYVA